From the Mycobacterium sp. DL592 genome, the window CTCGTCCTCAACGAATCGCTGGCTGCCGAGCTGGGGCTCGATCCGGCATGGCTGCGCAGTCCGGACGGGATCGGTCTGCTCGTCGGGACACAGGTGCCGGCCGGCGCGCAGCCGGTCGCGCAGGGGTATGCCGGTCACCAGTTCGGCGGCTGGGTGCCCCGCTTGGGCGACGGCCGCGCCCTGCTGCTCGGCGAGCTGACTGACACCCGGGGGCGGCTCCGCGATCTGCACCTGAAGGGCTCGGGACGCACGCCGTTCGCCCGCGGCGGCGACGGTCTGGCGGCCATCGGCCCGATGCTGCGCGAATATCTCGTCAGCGAGGCGATGCACGCGCTGGGGATTCCGACCACCCGTTCGTTGTCCGTCGTCGCCACCGGTGTCCGCGTGCGACGCGAGACCCTGCTCGACGGTGCCGTCCTCACCCGCGTCGCCGCCAGCCATCTGCGCGTCGGCAGCTTCCAATACGTCGGCGCCACCGGCGACTTAGTGCTGCTACGCCGCCTCGCCGACCACGCGATCGATCGGCACTACTCCGCCGCCGCCCAGGCCGACAATCCCTATCTGGCGCTGCTCGACGCGGTGGTGGCCGCCCAGGCGCAGCTGATCGCGCAGTGGATGCTGGTCGGATTTGTGCACGGCGTGATGAACACCGACAACATGACGATCTCGGGCGAGACGATCGACTACGGGCCGTGCGCCTTCATGGACGCCTTCGACCCGCAGACAGTGTTCAGCTCGATCGACTCGTGGGGCCGCTACGCCTACGGCAACCAGCCGCCGGTCGCCGCGTGGAACCTCGCCCGGTTCGCCGAGGCGCTGCTGCCGCTGATCGCCGAGGATCAGGACCGGGCGATCGCGCTGGCGACCGAAGCGGTGCAGAACTTCCCGCAGCGCTACACCGCGGCCTGGTCGGCGGGGATGCGCCGCAAACTCGGGCTGTCCGACGAGGTGGACGACGCCGTCGTCGAGCAGCTCGTCGACGACCTGGTGACGCTGCTCGCCGGTGAGCGCATCGACTACACCTCGTTCTTCAGCCGGCTGGCGCGCGGCGACGTCGAGCCCGCTGTTGCGCAGTGGGCCGACCGCTGGCGCGAGCTGGGTCCGGACACCGCTGCGATGCGGCGGGTCAACCCCGTCTACATTCCGCGCAATCATCTGGTCGAGGAGGCATTGACCGCCGCGGCCAACGGCGACATGGCGCCGTTCCACGGCCTGCTCGGCGCGATCAGCTCCCCGTACGACGAGCGGCCAGGACTGGAACGCTACGCCGAGCCGGCGCCCGAGGAGTTCGGGCGCTGCTTCCAAACCTTCTGCGGTACTTGATCTTTCAGGCTCGCGGGTGGGCCTGGTCATGCACCGCGCGCAGCCGCGCGACCGTGACGTGGGTGTAGAGCTGGGTGGTGGCCAGCGTCGAGTGGCCCAGCAGTTCCTGCACGATGCGCAGATCGGCGCCGCCTTCGAGCAGGTGGGTGGCCGCGCTGTGCCGCAAGCCGTGCGGGCCGATGTCGGGTGCACCGTCGACCGCGCTGATGGTCTGGTGGACGACCGTTCGGGCCTGCCGCGGGTCCAGCCGCTTACCACGGGGGCCGAGCAATAGCGCGGGACCGGAGCTGGCGTTGACCAGTTCGGGTCGGCCATCGGCGAGCCAGGCCTCCAGCGCCGCGAGCGCGGGCCTGCCGAACGGCACGGTGCGCTGCTTGTTGCCCTTGCCCAGCACGCGCAGCAGTTGACGCCCGGTGTCGATGTCGTCGACGTCCAGGCCGCACAGCTCGCTGACCCGGATACCGGTGGCGTAGAGCAATTCGACGATCAGCCGGTCGCGCAGTGCCAGCGGGTCGCCCTGCTCGGCGCCCAGACTAGCGGCTGCCATGGCGGCCAGCGCCTGATCCTGGCGCAGCACGGCGGGCAGGGTTCGACGCGCTTTCGGCAGCTGCAGGCGGGTAGCGGGGTCGGTGTCGAGCAGTCCGCGGCGGGTGGCCCAGGCCGTGAACGTCTTCACTGCTGAGGTGCGGCGGGCCAGGGTGGTGCGCGCGGCGCCGCCGCCGGCCTGCGCGGCGAGCCACGACCGCAGAACCGGCAGAGTCAGCGCGCGCAGGCCTGCGCCGGGAGCGCGCTCGTCGATGAAGGTGAACAGTGCACGCAGGTCGGCCAGATAGGCCCGCCGGGTGTGTTCGGATCGGCCGCGCTCCAGCGCGAGGTACTCGGCATAGTCGTCGAGGATCGCGGTGTGGTGGTCGCCGGGATCGTGCACTCCCCTACGCTCGCATCAAACCACGACGCGACCGCCGATCGACGCGCAGCCGTGTCCGTGCTGTGACGTCGCCGGCCTAACCTTCACCGGCTTCGGCTGCGGCGAGCTCCTTCTTCCACTGCCGGAACGTCTCCTCGGTACGGCCGCGGCGCCAATAACCCGAGATCGATGCCCACTTCGCGTCCACACCGCGTTCCTTGCGGATGTAGGGCCGCAGGTTGTGCATGACTGCCTGAGCCTCGCCGTGAATGAAGACCTGGACCTGACCGGGCAGCCATTGCGCGGTGGTGACCGCCTCGACCAGTGGAGAGTGGTCGCCGGCCTTGTCCTCGGGAACGAGGTCGGCGCGTCCACCGCGATAGATCCAGTAGATCTCCACACCGTCGGGCACGGCCACGTCGACCTCGTCCTCGGGGCCGGCGACCTCGACGAACGCCTTGCCGATAGCGTTGGGCGGCAACGCTTCCAGGGCTGCACTGATCGCCGGGAGGCCCGCCTCGTCGCCGGCGAACAGATACCAGTCGGCGGCCGGGTCCGGTGCGTAGGCGCCGCCGGGACCCATCAGGTGGATCGTGTCGCCAGGTTGGGCAGCTGCAGCCCAGGGGCCGGCCACCCCGTGCTCGCCGTGGACAACGAAGTCGACGGTGATCTGGCGGGTAGCAGGGTCGGCGCGGCGGACCGTGTAGGTGCGCACCGTCGGCTGGTGCTCGGGCGCCAGGCCGGCGAAGCTGTCCAGGGTCAGCGGTTGCGGCAGGGTGGTGACGTCGATGTCGTCGCGAATGAAGGCGAACTTGACGTAGGAATCGGTGAACTCTGACGGGGTGAACGTGTCGAAACCCGTCCCGCCGAGCACCACCCGCACCATGTGGGGAGCGATCTGCTCGGTGCTGACCACCTGGAACGTGTGGAGTGGCCGACCCGCCATGACGCCTCCTGACCAAATCGTTAGCTAACCTCAGCGATCATACGGGCTGATGAGGGCACGGCGGGTGGCTACGTGCGGCGGCTCACGAGCCGCCAGCAGCCGTCCTCGCGACGGGCCAGTCCGGCGATCTCCAGCATTGCCAGCGGTCCGAGCACCGCGGTCGGCGCCAGACCTGAAGCGACCGCGATCTCATCCGCGCTGAGAACGCCGCGCGCCGGCAGCGCCTCGTACACCTGCTTCTCGGGAACACTCAGACCGTCGAGCGGGCCGACCGGACGTGGCTCTTCATCGGCGAATTCACCTGCCCGACCGACTAATTCGACCACCTCCTCGGCTCGGGTCACCAGCTCAGCGCCGCTACGCAGCAGCACATGACATCCCATCGAGGACGCCGACGTCACGGGGCCGGGCACCGCGCAGACCACCCTGCCGAGGGCTCGCGCCCACGCGGCGGTGTTCGCCGCCCCGCTGCGCACGCCAGCCTCCACCACCACCGTGGCCGCGCCCAGCGCCGCCACCAGCCGATTGCGGGTCAAGAAGCGGTGTCGCGCCGGGCGTACGCCCGGCGGGTACTCCGTGAGCAGCAGGCCGGAACCACTGATGCGGTGCAGCAGCGACGAGTGACCGGCCGGATACAGAACATCGATACCGCCGGCCAGCACCGCCACGGTCTGCCCCTCAGCAGCCAGCGCGGTGCGGTGCGCTACGCCGTCGATGCCGTATGCGCCGCCGGAGACCACGGTGACCTCATGCTCGGCCAGCCCCGCGGCCAAGTCGGCGGCGACGTGTTCGCCGTACCCGGAGGCCGCTCGCGTCCCCACGATGGCCGCAGCTCGCTCCGCGACCTCGTCAAGCCGGGCCGGGCCGATTGCCCACAACGCGATCGGTGGCCGGCCCTGTGGCTTCTCGCGCACCGCGGACCCGCCGAAGGCCGCGAAGGCCAGGGTCGGCCACTCGTCATCGTCGGGCGTGATCAGCCGGCCTCCGCGGCGCGCCAGGAGAGCCAGATCCGCTTCAGCCGCATCGATGTCACGCCGCGCGGCCGTGCGTTCACGCAACGCATCGCTCACCTCTGCCCGGGCGACCCGGCACGAAGCTTCCACAGGCCCGACTTCGCGGATCAACGCGGCGATCTCGTCACAAGGCGGTTCGGCGACCCGGGACAGATACGCCCATGCCAACGTCCTGGCATCGACCGTCATGGCTTTGCTCCGCCCTGGCGGAAGCTCAATGCCACCGCCACGTCGTCGATGCTCGGCGTCGTGCGTCCAGCGAGATCCGCTAACGTCCACGCGACCCGCAGTGACCTGTCAACGCCCCGGATGCTCAGTACGCCGCGTTCGAGTGCACTTTTCAGCGGTGCCATCGCGCTGTTGTCGAGCCGGAACTTTCGGCGCAGCACCGAGCCGGTGACTTCGGCGTTGGTGGTGAAGCCGTATCGGTGCCAGCGGGCGGCAGCCGCCGCGCGTGCCGTCGCAACACGATCACGCACGGCGGCAGTGGGTTCGGCCGCATCGGGCGCGAAGGCACCGGCGCGCACCATGTGCATCTCGACCCGCAGATCCACCCGATCCATCAGCGGTCCGGAGAGCTTGCCGAGATAGCGACGCTTCTCCAACGAGGTGCAGATGCAGTCCTTCGGATCGGTTTGCGCACAGGCGCACGGGTTGGCCGCCATCACGAGCTGAAACCGCGCGGGATAACACGCCACACCGTCACGTCGGGCAAGCCGAATCTCGCCGTCCTCCAAGGGTGTTCGAAGGGATTCGAGGACGCTGACCCGAATCTCGGCACATTCGTCGAGGAAGAGCACACCGCGATGAGCGCGACTGACGGCACCGGGACGGGCCATGCCCGAGCCGCCACCGACCAGGGCGGCCACACTCGACGAATGGTGCGGCGCGATGAAGGGCGGACGAGTGATCAGCGGGGTGGTCTCGGACAGCGTTCCAACCACCGAATGAATGGCGGTAACCTCCAGCGCCTCGCTCTCGGTGAGTTCGGGTAGTAGCCCGGGGAGCCGTTGCGCCAGCATGGTTTTCCCCACTCCGGGCGGGCCGGTGAGCATCAGGTGGTGAGCTCCGGCGGCGGCGACCTCGACAGCAAACCGGGCGTGGCTCTGGCCCACCACGTCAGCCAGGTCGGCGACCGGATCGGTCTGCGGGACCGATATGTCGACGCGATCGGCGAGCGCAGCCTTGCCCCTTAACCAGCCGTGCAGCTGCCGCAGTGTCTGGGCGCCAAGGACTTCGATCCCGTCGACCAGGCTGGCTTCGGCGAGGTTGGCGACAGGAACAACGACGGTGGGCCAGCCTTGTCGTTTGGCCGCCAGGACAGCTGGAAGTACGCCGCGCACGGACCGGATCCGGCCGTCGAGAGCCAACTCTCCCAGCAGCACCGTCTTTTCCAGCCGATCCCACGGCTTCTTGTGGCTCGCGGAAAGCACCGCGGCCGCGATCGCGATGTCGTATAGCGAGCCGGCCTTGGCCAAGGTCGCCGGGGACAGCGCCAGCGTCAGTCGCGATGTGGGCCATTCGTGGCCGCAGTTGGTGATTGCCGCACGTATCCGGTCTCGGGACTCCCGCAGCGCGGCGTCGGGCAGCCCCACCAGATACACCCCGGGCAGTCCCGTGCTGATGTCGGCCTCGATCTCGACGATCTCGCCGTCCAGCCCGCGCACAGCCACCGAGTAGGCCCGTCCCAGCGCCATCAGCCGACGCCCTTCAGGTGAAAGACCTCCGGGTCGCGCTGCCTGCCGACCCGCACCCCGATCACGTCGATGCGGATGGCCGGCCAACGCTGCTCCTGCTCGGCCAGCCACAGCCCGGCGAGCCGCCGCAGTCGGCGAACTTTCTGCGGTGTCACGGAGTAGGCCAAGCCACCGAAGCCGTCGCCGCTGCGGGTCTTGACCTCGACGAACACCACCGTGCCGTCGGCGTCGGCCGCGATCACGTCGAGTTCGCCGTAGCGGCAGCGCCAGTTGCGGGCCACGATTCGCGATCCCAGGGATGTCAGATGGTCGACGGCGCGCTGCTCACCCAGCGCGCCCAGCTGGCCACGCGTCAACATTGTCATGCCCGCAGCGTCGGTCACGACCCCGACATCTCGTCGACATCAACGGCGGCGCAGGCCGGTTAGACCGCTGGTTATCCCCAGACGCCCCTTCGTCCACAGCCGGAACGCGTCAGGGCACCGTGATCGGCTGGCCGTTGAGCGTGAACCCGGTGGCGGTGTAACTGCTCGACGGGGCGTTGGTCGCGAACACAGGCAGTGCGCTGTCGGTCAGCGCGATGTTCTTCAGCACCACGCCGGAGATCCGCCCAGCACCAGGGTCGAGGATGATGCCGGTGGAGCGCTGGGCCCACTGCGGGGTGTCGGAGATCGCCAGATCCGAGATACTCACCGTGCTGATCGTGGATGCCGAGCTGCCCGAGTACACCAGGATCGCGCCCTGGGCGATGTCGGTGCCGACCGCCGTCTCGACCAGCGAGCCGCCCTTGATCGTCACGTTCGAAACCGATTGCGTGTACCAGGGCGCGCCCTCGGCGGCGACGTACACCGCGGCGGCCCAGGTCTTCCACACGTGGATGTTGGAGAAGGTCACATTGTTCCCGCCGACCACGGCGATCCCGCGGCCATCGGATCCGTTGACCACCGGGTTTGTGACGACGATGTTCTGCGAGATCGGCTCGCCTGTGTAGGACACCACCACGACGCCGTCATCCTCGGTCCAAGCGGTCGAGGGATCGACGACGGTGCCGTCGTGGCTACCGCCGGTCATGTGGATCCCGTCGGCGCGGGTGTATCGGACCGTCGTGTGATCGAATGTGAAATTACTTGCACCGTAAGCGAATATCCCGGCGGCCGCTGATCCGGTGACGCTGACGTTCTTGAGGGTGTCGCTGTCGCCGGTGACCAGAAGCTTGTGCTGCTCGAGGGCTCCGTAGCGGAGGCCCTCGGTCGCCGCGGTCAGGTTGATGTTCTGCAGGGTGACGCCATTGGCGGTGATCTGCACCGAGGAGGTGGCGTCGTTGGTCGAGTTGATCGTCGCGCCGTTGCCGTCCACCGTCACCGAGGCGTTGCGCAGGTACAGAAGTCCCGCCACGTTGTAGGTGCGGCCGCGCTGGAGCCGAACGGTGGAACCGGGAGTCGCCGCATCGAGGATGGCCTGCAGGGCGGCGGTGGCGTCCACGGCGCCGACCGGCACCGTCAACGGTCCTGTGTCGGTGACGGTTTCGGAGCTGGCGCTCTGCGAGTCGACCCGCCACACCCCGGTCGAGGTCGTCAGGTAGGCAGTTCCGTCGGCCCCGATCGTCACCGCACCGGACGGCAGGCCCACCATCGTGTGCCGCACTACGTTGCCGCCCGGTGCCATCACCGTCACCACCGAGGTGGCGAGCCCGCCTGCGTTGACCCCCGAACTCGTCTGGTAGACAGTGCCGTTGGCGGCGATGACCACTCCACCCACCGGCTGGCCGGACTGGGTTCGGTCGGTGACCGACCCGTCAGCCGCCCAGGCCCGGATCACGGTGGTGTAGCCGCTCTGGGCATTGCCCGTGACGGTGGTCTGGAACACCTGCCCGTCGGGACGGACCACCAGGCCGCCCACGGGTTGGCCGGCCTGACTGCGCGAGACCACGGTGCCGTCGGGCTTGAACTGGTTCGTCCACGTGGTGGTGGCCGCCGAGTCGTAGCTGGTCTGGTACACGCTGCCGTCGGCTGCAAGAACGAGATCAGTTGCAGGAGAGCCATTCTGGACACTAATCACCGCGATGTTGCCATCGGGGCTCAGCGCGGCGACGGTCGTCTTGCCGTTGGACACCGAGGCCTGATACGCGTAGCCGTCGCTGCCGATCAGCACACCGCCGACGGGGGTGCCGGACCATGTCTTGCTGACCCGGGTGCCGCCGGGGGCGATGATCGTCACCGTGGAGCCGTTGATGGCATTGGTCTGGTAGGCCGTTCCGTCGGCGGCGACGACCGTGGTCGGCCGCACGCCCAGCACGCTGGTGCGCGCCGACGTGGTTCCGTCGGGGCGGATCGCCGTGATCGTGGTGGTGAAGGTGGCGGCGCTCTCGTCCCATAACGATGTTGTCTGGTAAGCGATTCCGCCCGAGCCGATGACGAGCTGGCCATCCGGCAGCCCGGTCAGGGTGTACTCGCGCGTCGAGCCACCGGGTGGGAGCACGTCGACCACTGTCGACTTCGCCATGTCGGTCTGGTAGACGAACGAGGTCTGGTACGCGGTGCCGTCGGTAGCGACCACGATCGGACCGGCAGGCTCGCCCTGCTGGGTGTGGGTCGTGGTGGTGCCGTCGGCGCGCACCGTGCGGACCACGGTGGTGTAGCCGGGATTGGCGCTTCCGGCGGTGCTGGTGGCGTAGATGGCGCCGTCCGGCCCGACCACCACCGAGCTGCCGTTGGTGATGACGCCCGACTGGGTGTAGTCCACGACGGTGCCGTCGGCGCGCACGGCGCGCAGCACGGTGGTGTCGTTGGTGTAGTCGATGCTGCCCGGCCCGCCCGACGAACTGATCTGGTACGCGGTGCCGTTGGCGGCCACCACCACGCCGGTGTACGTCTGGCCCGGCTGGCTGACCGTGGTCGACGTGCCGTCGGGACGGACGACGGTGACGTTGGTGTGGTAGCCGCTGGTCGCGGTGCCGCTCACCGTGGTCTGGTAGACCACCCCGCCGGAGCCTGCTACCGCGGCGGTGAACGGCTCCCCGGGCAGGGTGACCACGTCGGGCGGCACCGGCGGCACCGGTGGCACTGGCGTGACATGGACAGTGACTGTGCTGGTAGCAGTGTGGCCGGGATCGCCGAGGAGGCCGAAGGTGAGCATGCTCAGCAGGCCCGAAAGCCCGTGGATGTGGAATCCGCTGCCGGCGTCGGATGCGGTGACGGCGAAGGTGTCGTCATAAGCGGTCAACCCGCCCCACGACGACGGCGGGGTGTAGGTGGCGGTGTCCCCGGCGGTGGCCAGGGTGCCGCCGCCGGTGCCGACTCCGCTGTTGGCGACGGTGTAGGTCAGGGTGTCGCCGTCGGGGTCGGTGGCGCCGAGCAGGAACGGCTGGCTGGTCTGACCCTTGGCCAGGGCCACCGCCACCGCCTGCGGGGTGAACACTGGGGTCGAGTTGAAGAAGGTGCGCTGGAACCAGCCGATGACCCCGCCGCCGGGCGCGGCGGTGTGGGCCGACGTGACAGAGGGCACGGATGCCGTGGAAGTCGTGGAAGCAGGGGCGGCAGCCGTCACCGGTGTTGTCGCGACGTCCACCACCCGGCTGTGGCCGACGGCAGCCGCGGCGCTGGTCACCGCGGTGGCCGGGGCGGCCGGCTGCAGCACGATGGGCCTGCGCGGTCCGGCGGCGGCTTGACGGCGGGCCGTGGACGTCCGTGATGCGGCGTTGCCGTGCGGTGCTGAGCTCCCGGTCGCCGATGTGGCACCGTCGGACGACGGGCTGGCGTCGGCGATCGCGATCCCACCGGCCATGGCACCGCCAATGCCCAACGCGACCGCGAGCGCGCCGACCCTACCGACATAGTTCGCGTGCTTCATGGTCCCCCCACGAAAGCCCAGCGCACCGTGGCGCTGTAGCTCACGCCGAGATTAACTCAGCACGAGCGCCGTTGCTGCGGAATAGTCCACTGCGCAATTAGATAGGGGCCAAAAGTCACTCAGGGAGACGAAGTTCGGGCTTCTCGACTTCCTCGATGTTCACGTCTTTGAATGTGATAACACGTACTTGCTTGACGAAACGTGCTGGTCGGTACATGTCCCATACCCACGCGTCAGTGAGCCGCAATTCGAAGTAGACCTCGCCGTCAGTGTTCCGCGGAACCATTTCGACACTGTTTGCTAGATAGAAACGGCGCTCCGTTTCTACGACGTAGCTGAACTGACCGACGATGTCCTTGTATTCGCGGTACAACGAGAGTTCCATCTCGGTTTCGTACTTTTCGAGATCTTCGGCACTCATCGGCTCAGCGGTCCTCTTGTCTGCTCGTCGTCGTTGTCCATCTTGACTCACCCCTGCCCGCCACGCCGCGCAGGTGCGCAGTCGGCGACCACGTGGGTACCCGCACCACCCGCAACCCGTCGGACGTTGATGAAGGAGTAGCGATGCTGGCTGCACGGGCCCAGTGCGGTGAGCGCCGCACTGTGTGCCGGAGTGCTGTACCCCTTGTGGTCGGCGAAACCATAGCCTGGATGCTCGGCCTCCATCGCCACCATCAATCGATCTCTGCTCACCTTGGCCAAAACGCTGGCCGCCGCGATGCACGCCGCCGCAGCGTCCCCACCCACCACGGGCAGCGACGGCATCGGCAGCCCCGGCACCCGGAACCCGTCGGACAGGACGTATCCGGGCCGCAGTGACAGCCCGGCCACGGCTCGGCGCATGCCCTCGATATTGGCGACGTGCACACCGCGCCGGTCCACCTCAGCAGCGGGGATGAACACCACGTGATAGGCCAGCGCGTACCGCCGGATTAACGGGAACAGCTCCTCGCGCGACTTCTCCGTGAGCTTCTTCGAATCGTCGAGCGCGGCGAGGCTCTCGAACCGGTTTGGCCCGAGCACACAGGCCGCGACCACCAGCGGACCGGCGCAGGCGCCCCGTCCCACTTCGTCGACCCCGGCCACCGGTCCCAGCCCACTGCGGTACAGCGCGGACTCCAGCGTGCGAAGACCCGACGATTTGCGGATCACTGTGCGCGGCGGCCACGTCATCGCGGGCACGGGTCAGCCCTGCTGCGGGTCGACCGAGGTCACACCACCCCACCGAGACGGCGGCCATGCGATGAACCGCGCCTTGCCGATCACGTTGCTCACCGGCACGGTGCCCGTCATAGGGTCCCCAGTGCACAGGATGCCCTTCTGGGCGTCGGCAGGGGTGCTGGTGCAGTGAGCTCGCGAATCCGCCGAATGGGTGCGGTTGTCCCCCATCACCCACAGCCGGCCGTCCGGCACCTTGACCGGGCCGAACTCGTTGCCCAAGCACGGGTAGACCAGCGGGTCGGCCATCATGGTCTGGGCGTTGAGGTAGGGCTCCTTGAGCGGCTTGCCGTCGACGGTTAGGCCCGAATCGGCGCGGCACTCCACGGTTTGACCGCCGACCGCGATGACGCGCTTGACCAGATCGTTCTCGTCCGGCGGAACGAAGCCGACGAACGACAGCGCATTCTGCACGGTACGGATCGCGGCGTTGTCCGAGCGGATCGACTTGTAGCCGACGTTCCAGTTCGGCGGGCCCTTGAAGACGATGACGTCACCGGGTTCCGGCGTGCTGAACCGGTAGGTGACCTTGTCCACCATGATTCGGTCGCCGGTGCAGCCGTTGCATCCGTGCAGGGTGGGCTCCATCGACTCCGACGGAATCAGATACGGACGGGCCACGAACGTGAGCATCACGTAGTAGAGGACCAGCGCGATGCCGACGAGGATGGCGCCCTCGCGCAGCGCTGAGCGCTTCTTGTCGCCCTGTTCGGGAGTGGATTCGCCCGGAGCATCCGCCTCCGTGGAGACGTCCGGCGTGGAGTCGGCCGAGCCTGCGTTGTCGGTCACGTGATCAGCGTAGCCAGCCGGCCCGACTGTTCAGCGTTCCGATGTCGAAGCTCAGCGCTTCTCAGGGGCCGCATGTCGAAGCTCAGCGCTTCTCCTTGATCTTGGCCTTCTTGCCCCGAAGCTCGCGCAGGTAGTACAGCTTGGCGCGGCGGACGTCACCGCGGGTGAGGACCTCGATGTGGTCGATGTTGGGCGAGTGCACCGGGAAGGTGCGCTCGACGCCCACGCCGTAGCTCTCCTTGCGCACGGTGAAGGTCTCGCGGATGCCACCGCCGGAACGACGGATCACCACACCCTTGAAGACCTGGATGCGCGACTTGTTGCCCTCGATGACCTTCACGTGAACATTCACGGTGTCGCCGGGGCTGAAGGTCGGGATGTCGTCGCGCAGCGACGCTTGATCGACGAAGTCCAGCGTGTTCATCGGTGACACTTCCTTGCGTTCGCGGCTGCGGCCGACAACCTGCACACGGGGTGCAGGCGGCCGTCGAGCCGATTGGATTCGGGCACGTGGTGTGTGTCGCAGCAGGCGGAAAGAAGTTCGGCCCGCGCGGGCAACTGCTCAATTGTGCCAGATGGGCCGCGAGCAGTGAAATCGCGCGACCCGCCGAGGTCACGGGGATGTACCGGTGAGCTAACACTGCGGTGTACAAAAGGTACGGTTAACCTGAACTGACGGGCCGCGACGCAGCAAGCCCTTCCCCTGCGTACCACGATTCCCGACAAGGAGAGGACCATGCGACGGCGTCCGTCGGTGCTGGTCACCGGTACAGCCGCAGTGCTGATCGGTGTCTCGGTCGGGGCCTCGTCCGCACAGGTCAATGCGGGGCCAGGCGATACCGCACCGCAGCGGGTCACCTTACTCAGTGCCAATCCGAACCTGATTCCCGAAGCTCCCGTGCTCGCACCTGCTCCCGCGGCTCCGCCGGACACGATCCTGGGCCTCGACGCCCGAGCCCGGCAGGCTGCCGCCGACGCCGCCAAGAAGGGCGCCGACATCAGCTTCACCCTGCTGGATCGCAAGACCGGCCAGACCATCTCCGGCGGCGACGGCGGCGCGTTTCCGATCGCCTCGGTGAGCAAGCTGTTCATCGCCGACGACCTGCTGCTGCAGGTGGCCAAGGGTCAGCGTCAGCTCAGCCCCGACGAGCGCCAGCAGTTCGACGAGATGCTGCGCTCGTCGGACGACGACGCGGCCGAGGTCTTCTGGGGTGAGAGCGGTGGCAACGCGGTCATCAGCCGGATCAAGGCCCGCTACGGACTGTCCGGCACCACCGCGCCCTACGACGGTCATTGGTGGACCACCATGAGCACGACCGCCGATCTCGTTCGTTACTACGACATGCTGCTCGACGGCACCGGCGGCCTGCCGCCCGAGGAGGCCGCGGTCATCCTGTCCGACCTGTCCGCCTCGACCCCCACCGGCTTGGACGGCTACCCGCAGCGGTTCGGCATTCCGGATGGGTTATTCGCCGAACCCGTTGCGGTCAAGCAGGGTTGGATGCCCGGTTGGGACGGGGACAACTGGTTGCACATGTCCACCGGAGTGATCGGCCCCGACCGTCGCTTCGTCATCGCGATGGCCTCCCTGCAGCCGGTCGACGACTCCACCGCCCGCAACACGATGACCCAGGTCATCACGACGATGTTCCCGGGTGGCCGGATCTAGGGCCTACCCGCCCAACAGGTCCGGACGCCGTTCCCGCGTCCGCTGCAGTGCCTGCTCGTGGCGCCACGCCCTGATCTTGCCGTGATCCCCGGACAGCAGCACCTCGGGGACGGGCAGACCACGCCACTGCGGCGGCCGGGTGTAACTCGGCCCCTCCAGCAGCCCGGCATTCTCCGGAGAATGCGAATCATCTTGGTGCGACGCCGGATTGCCCATGACATTGGGCAGTAGGCGAACCACCGCCTCGATCATCACCAGGGTGGCGACCTCGCCGCCGGCGAGCACGTAGTCGCCGATCGAGACCTCTTCGACCCGCATCCGTCTG encodes:
- a CDS encoding right-handed parallel beta-helix repeat-containing protein, with the protein product MKHANYVGRVGALAVALGIGGAMAGGIAIADASPSSDGATSATGSSAPHGNAASRTSTARRQAAAGPRRPIVLQPAAPATAVTSAAAAVGHSRVVDVATTPVTAAAPASTTSTASVPSVTSAHTAAPGGGVIGWFQRTFFNSTPVFTPQAVAVALAKGQTSQPFLLGATDPDGDTLTYTVANSGVGTGGGTLATAGDTATYTPPSSWGGLTAYDDTFAVTASDAGSGFHIHGLSGLLSMLTFGLLGDPGHTATSTVTVHVTPVPPVPPVPPDVVTLPGEPFTAAVAGSGGVVYQTTVSGTATSGYHTNVTVVRPDGTSTTVSQPGQTYTGVVVAANGTAYQISSSGGPGSIDYTNDTTVLRAVRADGTVVDYTQSGVITNGSSVVVGPDGAIYATSTAGSANPGYTTVVRTVRADGTTTTHTQQGEPAGPIVVATDGTAYQTSFVYQTDMAKSTVVDVLPPGGSTREYTLTGLPDGQLVIGSGGIAYQTTSLWDESAATFTTTITAIRPDGTTSARTSVLGVRPTTVVAADGTAYQTNAINGSTVTIIAPGGTRVSKTWSGTPVGGVLIGSDGYAYQASVSNGKTTVAALSPDGNIAVISVQNGSPATDLVLAADGSVYQTSYDSAATTTWTNQFKPDGTVVSRSQAGQPVGGLVVRPDGQVFQTTVTGNAQSGYTTVIRAWAADGSVTDRTQSGQPVGGVVIAANGTVYQTSSGVNAGGLATSVVTVMAPGGNVVRHTMVGLPSGAVTIGADGTAYLTTSTGVWRVDSQSASSETVTDTGPLTVPVGAVDATAALQAILDAATPGSTVRLQRGRTYNVAGLLYLRNASVTVDGNGATINSTNDATSSVQITANGVTLQNINLTAATEGLRYGALEQHKLLVTGDSDTLKNVSVTGSAAAGIFAYGASNFTFDHTTVRYTRADGIHMTGGSHDGTVVDPSTAWTEDDGVVVVSYTGEPISQNIVVTNPVVNGSDGRGIAVVGGNNVTFSNIHVWKTWAAAVYVAAEGAPWYTQSVSNVTIKGGSLVETAVGTDIAQGAILVYSGSSASTISTVSISDLAISDTPQWAQRSTGIILDPGAGRISGVVLKNIALTDSALPVFATNAPSSSYTATGFTLNGQPITVP
- a CDS encoding DUF2469 domain-containing protein; this encodes MSAEDLEKYETEMELSLYREYKDIVGQFSYVVETERRFYLANSVEMVPRNTDGEVYFELRLTDAWVWDMYRPARFVKQVRVITFKDVNIEEVEKPELRLPE
- a CDS encoding ribonuclease HII, with the translated sequence MTWPPRTVIRKSSGLRTLESALYRSGLGPVAGVDEVGRGACAGPLVVAACVLGPNRFESLAALDDSKKLTEKSREELFPLIRRYALAYHVVFIPAAEVDRRGVHVANIEGMRRAVAGLSLRPGYVLSDGFRVPGLPMPSLPVVGGDAAAACIAAASVLAKVSRDRLMVAMEAEHPGYGFADHKGYSTPAHSAALTALGPCSQHRYSFINVRRVAGGAGTHVVADCAPARRGGQG
- the lepB gene encoding signal peptidase I, encoding MTDNAGSADSTPDVSTEADAPGESTPEQGDKKRSALREGAILVGIALVLYYVMLTFVARPYLIPSESMEPTLHGCNGCTGDRIMVDKVTYRFSTPEPGDVIVFKGPPNWNVGYKSIRSDNAAIRTVQNALSFVGFVPPDENDLVKRVIAVGGQTVECRADSGLTVDGKPLKEPYLNAQTMMADPLVYPCLGNEFGPVKVPDGRLWVMGDNRTHSADSRAHCTSTPADAQKGILCTGDPMTGTVPVSNVIGKARFIAWPPSRWGGVTSVDPQQG
- the rplS gene encoding 50S ribosomal protein L19, which translates into the protein MNTLDFVDQASLRDDIPTFSPGDTVNVHVKVIEGNKSRIQVFKGVVIRRSGGGIRETFTVRKESYGVGVERTFPVHSPNIDHIEVLTRGDVRRAKLYYLRELRGKKAKIKEKR